A stretch of Actinomycetes bacterium DNA encodes these proteins:
- a CDS encoding DUF2207 domain-containing protein gives MKMLSKLSLRSVGDSFTVSKTVKAGKKIAKAKESLEGGATVAVDPYLQRSGVGSLVAVLGWLSGAGLVAMAGFHFFGGFEFPLWLITGLAGFAVPAAFVATDVGASTVRTEAGRDVWSRTGGFARFLSTDSSDSRFDAAAHLDWFPKYLPWAVALGVGDEWAKRYEAQGVDPPEVPYLYGWGYGMGYSRGFSDFNSSFAGAITSASAAYAASQAASSASSGGGFSGGSGGGGGGGGSW, from the coding sequence GTGAAGATGCTCTCCAAGCTGAGCCTGCGCAGCGTGGGTGACTCCTTCACGGTCTCCAAGACGGTCAAGGCCGGCAAGAAGATCGCGAAGGCCAAGGAGTCCCTCGAGGGTGGTGCAACGGTGGCTGTCGACCCGTACCTGCAGCGTTCAGGAGTCGGCTCGCTCGTGGCCGTGCTGGGCTGGCTGAGCGGAGCGGGACTCGTTGCGATGGCAGGCTTTCACTTCTTCGGCGGATTCGAGTTCCCGCTCTGGCTCATCACGGGTCTGGCAGGGTTCGCAGTTCCTGCCGCGTTCGTGGCCACCGACGTGGGTGCCTCGACCGTGCGGACCGAAGCGGGCCGCGACGTGTGGTCGCGAACCGGCGGCTTCGCTCGCTTCCTGAGCACGGACTCGTCCGACTCCCGTTTCGACGCGGCGGCCCACCTCGACTGGTTCCCGAAGTACCTGCCGTGGGCGGTTGCGCTCGGCGTCGGCGACGAATGGGCGAAGCGCTACGAAGCCCAGGGTGTCGACCCGCCCGAGGTTCCCTACCTCTATGGGTGGGGTTACGGCATGGGCTACTCCCGGGGGTTCTCGGACTTCAACAGCAGCTTCGCCGGCGCGATCACGTCCGCCAGCGCGGCCTACGCGGCATCGCAGGCCGCCAGCAGCGCGAGCAGCGGTGGAGGGTTCTCCGGTGGCTCCGGCGGTGGCGGAGGTGGCGGCGGCTCGTGGTAG
- a CDS encoding isochorismatase family protein, translating into MSAGGDSELESDYQGAGFKGRLGWGEHPALVVIDVCRAYIDPGSPLYAGVEDACASAARLVAGARSAGVPVIFTRVEFEPGGADGGMFFRKVGALECFERGSPLADWIEDPRPAPGEVVVTKQYASAFFGTSLAATLTSMGVDTVVICGLSTSGCVRATGVDAVQYGFRPMVVADACGDRAPGPHEANLFDLDAKYADVVDEAEAVEMMKRLGA; encoded by the coding sequence ATGTCGGCCGGTGGTGACTCTGAACTGGAATCTGACTACCAGGGTGCCGGGTTCAAGGGGCGCCTGGGCTGGGGCGAGCACCCCGCTCTGGTGGTGATCGACGTTTGCAGGGCATACATCGATCCTGGCTCCCCGCTCTACGCAGGCGTCGAGGACGCGTGTGCCTCGGCCGCCCGTCTGGTTGCTGGGGCGCGCTCAGCCGGGGTCCCGGTGATCTTCACCCGTGTCGAGTTCGAGCCCGGTGGTGCCGACGGCGGCATGTTCTTCCGCAAGGTCGGCGCACTCGAGTGCTTCGAGCGTGGCAGTCCGTTGGCGGACTGGATCGAGGATCCCCGCCCCGCACCGGGAGAGGTAGTGGTGACCAAGCAGTATGCGTCCGCCTTTTTCGGTACGAGCCTGGCGGCCACCCTTACATCGATGGGTGTGGACACCGTTGTCATCTGTGGGCTGTCGACGTCGGGTTGTGTCCGGGCCACCGGTGTCGATGCCGTGCAGTACGGGTTCCGGCCGATGGTGGTGGCCGATGCCTGTGGCGATCGTGCGCCTGGTCCCCATGAGGCCAACCTCTTCGACCTCGACGCCAAGTACGCCGACGTCGTCGATGAGGCCGAGGCGGTCGAGATGATGAAGCGCCTCGGGGCCTGA
- a CDS encoding DMT family transporter, whose amino-acid sequence MVLTRPVSGERRGAAWPFLSVAVVAWAAAFPAIRRAVEVLSPGELVIGRLLVASAALALLMAPRLRRRGIPPAADLARLFVVGMLGVSGYQFLLNLGSQTVTASTAAVLVNLAPVIAALLAPALLGERLRRLQWVGVALAFAGSLVVATTEGGGFSFSWGALAVLGSAAVAALFVLRQKPLLDRYEPLEVTGWATILSTVPFVVFLPSFVSTMSADGGTVWPYLLWLGVGSSTVGYGLWAAGLARSEATKAAMWLYLIPPTAAVLAWWWLGEALTVTFVAGAAVSLVGVRLATRSAKAVTESAASHPEQA is encoded by the coding sequence ATGGTTCTCACTCGACCCGTGAGTGGCGAACGGCGCGGCGCGGCATGGCCGTTCCTGAGCGTCGCGGTCGTGGCGTGGGCCGCGGCGTTTCCGGCGATTCGCCGCGCCGTGGAGGTGTTGTCACCCGGTGAACTGGTGATTGGCCGCCTGCTCGTGGCGTCCGCAGCGCTGGCGCTGTTGATGGCACCCCGGCTGCGCCGGCGTGGCATACCCCCGGCGGCAGACCTCGCCAGGCTGTTCGTGGTTGGGATGCTCGGGGTGTCCGGATACCAGTTCCTGCTCAACCTGGGGTCCCAGACGGTGACCGCTTCGACCGCCGCAGTGTTGGTCAACCTCGCTCCCGTCATTGCCGCGTTGCTTGCCCCCGCGCTGCTCGGAGAGCGACTCAGGCGACTGCAGTGGGTTGGCGTTGCGCTGGCTTTCGCGGGATCGCTGGTGGTGGCGACGACCGAGGGCGGCGGCTTCTCCTTTTCCTGGGGCGCTCTCGCGGTGCTCGGCTCGGCGGCGGTGGCTGCGCTGTTCGTGCTCCGCCAGAAACCCCTGCTGGACCGCTACGAGCCGTTGGAGGTGACGGGTTGGGCGACGATCCTGTCCACCGTCCCGTTCGTGGTGTTCCTGCCGTCCTTCGTGTCGACGATGAGCGCCGACGGTGGCACCGTGTGGCCGTACCTGCTGTGGCTGGGAGTGGGATCCTCAACGGTCGGCTACGGATTGTGGGCTGCCGGCCTGGCCCGCTCGGAGGCCACCAAGGCTGCGATGTGGCTGTACCTGATCCCGCCCACCGCGGCGGTCCTCGCCTGGTGGTGGCTCGGTGAGGCGCTGACCGTGACCTTCGTGGCCGGTGCCGCCGTCTCACTGGTCGGGGTGCGACTCGCCACCCGCTCGGCGAAGGCGGTCACCGAGTCCGCCGCGA
- a CDS encoding DUF2207 domain-containing protein, producing MKSRTRSRKFGAVFFIVVVAAAVGVVLLVDPLGSGGSQDLDVSDITSYEVTMTLGDDGVLEADEQITVNFPVARRGIFRIFDTADPRRDIDHAIEGLTVTRDGQPEPWVWQDSARGTATARIGVEDVWLPPGEYTYGLKWRTKDVLEPSVINGEEDPDTTLWWWDVIGSGWPMPIGATDITVNLPAEPTRTECVIGESTPCEPTVDGRTMTLQTGALAPFEPVTVRVGMPSDIVPPNQAPSELIWLALLTGLTGLGLGLLGIRATRETAPGFPVLYEPPAGIRPAVGVRVLDEKASGEELQATLFDLGDRGLVRISPEGEKWRIDMVGDVTQTACEDW from the coding sequence GTGAAGTCACGAACCCGGAGCCGGAAGTTCGGCGCGGTGTTCTTCATCGTGGTGGTGGCTGCCGCCGTCGGTGTCGTGTTGCTGGTCGATCCGCTGGGATCCGGAGGCTCGCAGGACCTCGACGTGTCCGACATCACCTCCTACGAGGTGACGATGACCCTCGGCGACGACGGTGTGCTCGAGGCCGACGAGCAGATCACGGTCAACTTCCCGGTCGCCCGTCGGGGCATCTTCCGGATCTTCGACACGGCTGACCCCCGCCGCGACATCGACCACGCCATCGAGGGTCTCACCGTCACGCGCGACGGCCAACCCGAGCCATGGGTCTGGCAGGACTCCGCGCGGGGGACCGCCACGGCGCGCATCGGTGTGGAGGACGTCTGGTTGCCGCCGGGCGAGTACACCTACGGCCTCAAGTGGCGCACCAAGGACGTGCTCGAGCCGTCGGTCATCAACGGTGAGGAAGATCCGGACACAACGCTGTGGTGGTGGGACGTGATCGGCTCCGGCTGGCCGATGCCGATCGGCGCGACAGACATCACCGTGAACCTGCCGGCCGAGCCAACCCGGACGGAATGTGTGATCGGCGAATCCACCCCGTGCGAGCCGACCGTCGATGGTCGCACGATGACCCTGCAGACCGGTGCGCTGGCTCCCTTCGAACCCGTGACCGTCCGCGTCGGCATGCCGTCGGACATCGTGCCGCCCAACCAGGCGCCCTCGGAGCTCATATGGCTGGCATTGCTGACCGGCCTGACGGGCCTCGGCCTCGGGCTGCTCGGCATCCGGGCGACCCGCGAGACCGCACCGGGGTTCCCGGTGCTCTACGAGCCACCGGCGGGCATCAGGCCCGCCGTGGGGGTGCGGGTGCTCGACGAGAAGGCGTCGGGCGAGGAGCTGCAGGCGACGCTGTTCGACCTCGGTGACCGCGGCCTGGTACGCATCTCCCCCGAGGGCGAGAAGTGGCGCATCGACATGGTCGGTGACGTGACCCAGACCGCCTGTGAGGACTGGTAG
- a CDS encoding carboxymuconolactone decarboxylase family protein — MPRLKMVPRSELHPFGEVMFGILFGERDPIDEPGTPSGTPGDWWPVFANSPDCFDHCCGGFQYYRSTERKLDPKLRELGQTRAGWARGSSFVFSQHCKASRDVGLSNEQVDAIPHWQVADCFDAEQRAVLAYTDALVVMGGRVADGIFDALRSHLQDEQILELTYIVMTYEMHATMSKALRTEYDDVDDPVQERPDPSGNFGGLDVFEGIEGSQGDPPA; from the coding sequence ATGCCCAGATTGAAGATGGTCCCGAGAAGCGAGCTGCACCCGTTCGGGGAGGTGATGTTCGGCATCCTGTTCGGGGAACGCGACCCGATCGACGAACCGGGGACTCCGTCGGGTACTCCGGGCGACTGGTGGCCGGTCTTCGCCAACTCGCCGGACTGCTTCGACCATTGCTGCGGCGGCTTCCAGTACTACCGGTCAACCGAACGCAAGCTGGACCCGAAGCTCCGTGAGCTCGGCCAGACACGCGCGGGCTGGGCGCGAGGGTCGAGCTTCGTGTTCTCCCAGCACTGCAAGGCGTCACGGGACGTGGGGCTCAGCAACGAGCAAGTGGACGCGATCCCCCACTGGCAGGTGGCGGACTGCTTCGATGCCGAACAGCGGGCGGTGCTCGCCTACACCGATGCGCTCGTCGTCATGGGCGGCAGGGTTGCGGATGGCATATTCGATGCGTTGCGCTCGCATCTGCAGGACGAGCAGATCCTGGAGCTCACCTACATCGTCATGACCTACGAGATGCACGCGACGATGTCGAAGGCCCTTCGCACCGAGTACGACGATGTGGACGATCCGGTGCAGGAACGGCCGGACCCGAGCGGCAACTTCGGCGGTCTGGACGTGTTCGAGGGAATCGAAGGCTCCCAGGGTGATCCACCGGCCTGA
- a CDS encoding acyl-CoA/acyl-ACP dehydrogenase: MSEKLTVEALIDDLSPAERQRAERVEAVLPALRDKAVEGDREGEFPTEHVKTLSEAGLLGLAVPEQFGGLGGGLRDIVGACFAMGTACPSTALSFFFHNSSASRGLLPLEALDAGLFDDEEAPVVKAFAERLLTRMGEGRWMANFASESAKSASSAITIGTSAEPGTDADGNKGWRLTGVKSFGCATGVADDYLVAAKLPGGDTAEYLAVFMVDRRAEGVGERERWDAIGMRATATHGITLEDVFVPEADALAIPGAFVNMMQVSRGSFVGSQVAGTACYLGAAQAIYDYAINHLTTSKFADTGEPIGTAPFQQQLIGSMSMHLGTARHWLLNQLDLETSEPPKLPKPEVVANWRIAKGVVAEEGFAVAQNALKACGTSNTAFSGLVSRMYRDLTMGLVQAFPAERGRLEAASTIVKGHESTQFGGTKSGG; encoded by the coding sequence ATGAGCGAGAAGCTGACGGTCGAGGCTCTCATCGACGACCTCTCCCCCGCAGAAAGGCAGCGGGCCGAGCGCGTCGAGGCAGTGCTACCCGCCCTTCGCGACAAGGCGGTCGAGGGAGACCGAGAGGGTGAGTTCCCGACCGAGCACGTCAAGACGCTGTCCGAAGCAGGGCTGCTCGGATTGGCCGTGCCCGAGCAGTTCGGCGGCCTCGGCGGCGGGCTGCGCGACATCGTCGGAGCGTGCTTCGCGATGGGCACCGCTTGCCCCTCCACGGCGCTGTCATTCTTCTTCCACAACAGCTCGGCGTCACGCGGGCTGCTCCCGCTCGAGGCACTGGACGCAGGCCTGTTCGACGATGAAGAGGCTCCGGTGGTCAAGGCCTTCGCAGAGCGCCTTCTCACCCGGATGGGCGAGGGGCGCTGGATGGCCAATTTCGCATCCGAGTCCGCCAAGTCCGCCTCGAGTGCAATCACCATCGGCACCTCGGCCGAGCCCGGCACCGACGCCGACGGCAACAAGGGCTGGCGGCTGACCGGGGTGAAGTCCTTCGGATGTGCGACCGGCGTTGCCGACGACTACCTGGTGGCCGCGAAGCTGCCCGGTGGCGACACAGCCGAGTACCTCGCAGTCTTCATGGTCGACCGCCGCGCAGAGGGCGTCGGAGAACGAGAGCGCTGGGATGCGATCGGCATGCGCGCCACGGCCACGCACGGAATCACGCTCGAGGACGTATTCGTGCCCGAAGCCGACGCCCTGGCAATCCCGGGTGCGTTCGTGAACATGATGCAGGTGAGCAGGGGCAGCTTCGTGGGCAGCCAGGTTGCGGGCACCGCCTGCTACCTCGGCGCCGCGCAGGCCATCTACGACTACGCGATCAACCATCTGACGACCTCGAAGTTCGCCGACACCGGTGAGCCGATCGGAACCGCGCCGTTCCAGCAGCAGCTCATCGGCTCGATGTCGATGCACCTCGGCACGGCACGCCACTGGCTGCTCAACCAGCTCGACCTCGAGACCTCGGAGCCACCGAAGCTCCCCAAGCCCGAGGTGGTGGCCAACTGGCGCATCGCCAAGGGAGTGGTCGCCGAAGAAGGCTTCGCAGTGGCCCAGAACGCACTCAAGGCCTGCGGCACGTCCAACACCGCATTCTCGGGCCTCGTCAGCCGCATGTACCGCGACCTCACGATGGGCCTCGTGCAGGCGTTCCCCGCCGAACGAGGCCGCCTCGAGGCCGCCTCGACGATCGTGAAGGGCCACGAGTCCACCCAGTTCGGTGGGACGAAGTCGGGCGGCTGA
- a CDS encoding arylmalonate decarboxylase — MSETRNADRLGWRKKFGVIVPSTNTIVEPEFHAMAVPGVTPHMSRIHIRDMHFPDDEGMVRLLEQIRAEIGHSVDRVMTAQPDYMVMGMSAETFWDGVEGNRQFVKMIKDRSNGLDVATGAEGCERALKLFGAKRIGVITPYQPIGDENVVKFFTDIGFEVASIKGLKCPHAVAIAEVTERQLMDAIHEVNAPDVDAIVQCGTNLCMSQIADEAERWLDKPVIAINAATWWMALRDNGIEDKVHGFGSLLREH, encoded by the coding sequence ATGAGCGAGACACGAAACGCCGACCGACTTGGATGGCGCAAGAAGTTCGGGGTGATCGTGCCATCCACCAACACGATCGTGGAGCCCGAGTTCCACGCCATGGCGGTGCCGGGTGTGACTCCGCACATGTCGCGCATCCACATCCGGGACATGCACTTCCCCGACGACGAGGGCATGGTCCGCCTGCTGGAGCAGATCCGCGCCGAGATCGGCCACTCGGTGGACCGGGTGATGACCGCCCAGCCCGACTACATGGTGATGGGCATGTCGGCCGAGACGTTCTGGGATGGTGTCGAGGGCAACCGGCAGTTCGTGAAGATGATCAAGGACCGCTCGAACGGTCTCGACGTCGCCACCGGCGCCGAGGGCTGCGAGCGTGCACTCAAGTTGTTCGGCGCGAAGCGCATCGGCGTGATCACCCCGTACCAGCCCATCGGTGACGAGAACGTGGTGAAGTTCTTCACCGACATCGGCTTCGAGGTCGCCTCCATCAAGGGTCTCAAGTGCCCCCACGCGGTGGCGATCGCCGAGGTGACCGAACGTCAGCTGATGGACGCGATCCACGAGGTCAACGCACCCGATGTGGACGCCATCGTGCAGTGCGGCACCAACCTGTGCATGTCCCAGATCGCAGACGAGGCCGAGCGTTGGCTGGACAAGCCGGTGATCGCCATCAACGCCGCCACATGGTGGATGGCGCTGCGCGACAACGGCATCGAGGACAAGGTGCACGGGTTCGGCTCGCTGCTGCGGGAGCACTGA
- a CDS encoding winged helix DNA-binding domain-containing protein, with protein sequence MAEAPVPSLSLEAVRAQWVRRAGFAEPVGGTLDHLLDETGWLRTLGGVDPALALLARRADLTLADISQAMADGGLAVTPAVRNCIYVVPGEKRAVALAEAHSKWERRIAREAPKAGIRDGELDEVAQAVLAVLAGPMTTEAISEALGEGAVRSLGEEGRSVGISSTLPPALRLLELTDRIRRHPVDYRIDTERHLWRTVAEPAPDERPDEQRRAELVADYARHCGPLHLEDFTAWMDSSKRDARAAIEAAGLVEVDVEGHGAAWCHADHFDELVSGEPIDPHLVRLLGFEDLALVAHTPAAWFADKHHDLRLPVWGRGSHTLGGAHHLAMRTVLIGSHMAGFWAWDPERRAVEVVVLEATDAEGTEAIGAAAEVTTAFLRESFGHARMTSIDGDATEQARLDALRAMVD encoded by the coding sequence ATGGCCGAAGCACCGGTGCCCTCGCTCTCGCTCGAAGCCGTCCGCGCCCAGTGGGTGAGGCGCGCCGGCTTCGCCGAGCCGGTCGGCGGCACCCTGGACCACCTGCTCGACGAGACCGGGTGGCTGCGAACGCTCGGTGGCGTCGACCCAGCACTGGCCTTGCTGGCTCGACGTGCGGACCTGACGCTGGCCGACATCTCGCAGGCCATGGCCGACGGGGGCCTCGCGGTCACCCCGGCAGTTCGCAACTGCATCTACGTCGTGCCGGGCGAGAAGCGAGCGGTCGCCCTCGCGGAGGCCCACAGCAAGTGGGAACGGCGGATCGCCCGCGAAGCTCCGAAAGCGGGGATCCGCGACGGCGAACTCGACGAGGTGGCGCAAGCCGTCCTCGCGGTCCTCGCCGGACCAATGACCACCGAGGCGATCAGCGAGGCGCTCGGCGAGGGTGCGGTGCGCAGCCTCGGCGAAGAGGGCCGGTCGGTGGGCATCTCCTCCACGCTTCCGCCTGCGCTGCGGCTGCTGGAACTCACCGACCGGATACGCCGCCATCCGGTGGACTACCGCATCGACACCGAACGCCACCTGTGGCGCACGGTGGCAGAACCGGCGCCCGACGAGCGACCCGATGAGCAGCGCCGCGCCGAGCTCGTGGCCGACTACGCCCGCCACTGTGGGCCGCTTCACCTCGAGGACTTCACCGCCTGGATGGACTCCTCCAAGCGCGATGCCCGCGCTGCCATCGAGGCGGCGGGGCTGGTCGAAGTCGACGTCGAGGGCCATGGGGCGGCCTGGTGCCACGCCGACCACTTCGATGAACTGGTCAGCGGCGAACCGATCGACCCGCACCTGGTTCGGCTGCTCGGCTTCGAGGACCTGGCACTCGTGGCCCACACACCTGCCGCCTGGTTTGCCGACAAGCACCACGACCTCCGACTGCCTGTCTGGGGGCGGGGCTCACACACCCTCGGCGGCGCCCACCACCTCGCCATGCGAACCGTCCTCATCGGATCCCACATGGCGGGTTTCTGGGCATGGGACCCCGAGCGGAGGGCCGTCGAGGTCGTCGTACTCGAGGCGACTGATGCCGAAGGAACAGAGGCCATCGGCGCCGCCGCCGAGGTCACCACCGCCTTCCTGCGCGAGTCGTTCGGCCACGCTCGGATGACTTCGATCGATGGCGACGCCACCGAGCAAGCGCGTCTGGACGCGCTGCGGGCGATGGTGGACTGA
- a CDS encoding LemA family protein, which translates to MIIALVVIVVLVVAIGLLVVTALNRLRGQSVSVEEAEAGIDVQLTRRAELIPNLVETVKGYMQHEAGTLEAVTAARAAAGSASSVGEKAAADAQMTQALANLFAVAEAYPDLKASTNFQQLQGEITRTEDQLAFARQYYNDAAATLNRTMVTIPWSVFVGMSGVHKASFYDAPTPNEAPPQVDFGT; encoded by the coding sequence ATGATCATCGCCTTGGTAGTCATCGTGGTTCTCGTGGTGGCCATCGGCCTGCTGGTCGTGACCGCCCTCAACCGCCTGCGCGGCCAGTCCGTGTCGGTCGAGGAAGCCGAGGCCGGCATCGATGTGCAGCTGACACGGCGTGCCGAGTTGATCCCCAACCTCGTCGAGACCGTCAAGGGCTACATGCAGCACGAGGCGGGCACCCTCGAGGCTGTCACTGCGGCCAGGGCTGCCGCGGGATCGGCATCCTCGGTGGGGGAGAAGGCAGCCGCCGATGCGCAGATGACCCAGGCCCTCGCCAACCTGTTCGCCGTGGCCGAGGCCTACCCGGACCTCAAGGCCTCGACGAACTTCCAGCAGCTGCAGGGCGAGATCACACGCACAGAGGACCAGCTCGCATTCGCCCGCCAGTACTACAACGATGCGGCTGCGACCCTGAACCGCACGATGGTCACGATCCCGTGGTCGGTGTTCGTGGGCATGTCCGGCGTGCACAAGGCCAGCTTCTACGACGCACCCACGCCCAACGAGGCGCCCCCACAGGTCGACTTCGGCACCTGA
- the bioB gene encoding biotin synthase BioB encodes MTDTGAAASTLLARCEERGRAGEPLDRDDALAVLGLSDADTIAAVTSAGRLRREAFGNLVKLNFLVNVKSGLCPEDCNYCSQRRGSEAGILTYDNVGADVVADAAERAVHAGAARVCLVSSGRGPSERDLEHISESVMAVHDAHPDLEVCACLGLLTEGQAERLVESGVYAYNHNLNTSESHYDDICSTHTFDDRIDTVERARDAGLSPCSGALFGMGETDDDIVEVAFALRALEPDSVPINFLIPIDGTPLAGKWELTPQRCLRILALYRYMFPDTEIRIAGGREVHLRSVQGLGLELANSIFVGDYLTTEGQAANADLDLLADWGFEPLELPDSPPATREQPTHSPASSGDDEDLVRIRRRGVGTSSPPNA; translated from the coding sequence ATGACGGACACGGGCGCAGCGGCATCAACACTCCTCGCACGCTGCGAGGAGCGAGGGCGGGCGGGCGAACCCCTCGATCGTGACGACGCGCTGGCGGTGCTGGGCCTGTCCGATGCCGACACCATCGCGGCGGTCACCTCTGCCGGGCGGCTGCGTCGTGAGGCGTTCGGCAACCTGGTCAAGCTCAACTTCCTCGTCAACGTGAAGTCAGGTCTCTGCCCCGAGGACTGCAACTACTGCTCCCAGCGGCGGGGCAGCGAAGCAGGCATCCTCACCTACGACAACGTCGGCGCCGACGTGGTGGCTGACGCCGCCGAACGTGCCGTGCACGCCGGTGCAGCGCGCGTGTGCCTCGTGTCATCTGGTCGCGGGCCGAGCGAGCGCGACCTCGAGCACATCTCGGAGTCCGTCATGGCCGTCCACGACGCCCATCCCGACCTCGAGGTGTGTGCCTGCCTGGGCCTGCTCACCGAGGGCCAGGCGGAACGGCTCGTCGAGTCCGGCGTGTACGCCTACAACCACAACCTCAACACCTCCGAGTCGCACTACGACGACATCTGCTCGACCCACACCTTCGATGACCGAATCGACACCGTCGAGCGAGCGCGCGACGCCGGTCTGTCGCCCTGCTCGGGTGCGTTGTTCGGGATGGGCGAGACCGACGATGACATCGTCGAGGTCGCATTCGCGCTCCGGGCGCTGGAGCCGGACTCGGTGCCGATCAACTTCCTGATCCCGATCGACGGCACACCCCTGGCGGGCAAGTGGGAACTCACTCCCCAGCGTTGCCTGCGCATCCTCGCGCTCTACCGCTACATGTTCCCCGACACCGAGATCCGCATCGCGGGTGGCCGCGAGGTTCACCTGCGCAGTGTGCAGGGCCTGGGGTTGGAGCTCGCCAACTCGATCTTCGTCGGCGACTACCTCACCACCGAGGGCCAGGCCGCGAACGCGGATCTCGACCTGCTGGCCGACTGGGGATTCGAGCCGCTCGAGCTGCCGGACAGCCCTCCCGCAACCCGGGAGCAACCGACGCACTCGCCGGCATCGTCAGGCGATGACGAGGACCTGGTGCGGATCCGCCGGCGCGGCGTCGGCACATCTTCTCCGCCAAACGCCTGA
- a CDS encoding aldehyde dehydrogenase: protein MDRTLPEQIDFIAGEWTPATRDRGETIEDPNTGEVLQSQMATDDDGIERAIAASVAAYPQWSATAPQARAELLDGVADALEPLANECARVEALGSGATIGTTSMLSFIFHAAFRLAAEQLRAGVTGSTLEGPTGRDIEVIRLGWGPAGLLVPWNAPAPMAAHKAASALAAGCPVIIKPPERVPHGTAMLARGAEAGGLPTGVVQVVHGGPEVGGRVVTDDRVRAISFTGGVVAGRAIAHACAEGLKPAQLELGGHGPLVIMPDADTDAAADGAVALMTTLNGQWCRALGRLIVPAEREAEIVDAVVARLEGLTIGDSLDERSMMGPIVHSAHHAMLAGRVGELVARGGTVLAPSTLPGGDLAGGNWMSPTLVTGVDPEHTRSEIFGPVATVHAYTDTADALRIANDNQYGLEAYVIGTDEDAAMDVGRQIHAGGVKINGTSPMSLHLMAPRPAWGISGLADEGTTETIEFFCGTRVVGVENA from the coding sequence ATGGACCGCACCCTTCCCGAGCAGATCGACTTCATCGCTGGTGAGTGGACTCCCGCCACCCGTGACCGCGGCGAAACCATCGAGGACCCCAACACGGGTGAGGTGCTCCAGTCGCAGATGGCGACCGACGACGACGGAATCGAGCGCGCCATCGCCGCATCGGTGGCCGCATACCCGCAGTGGAGTGCCACTGCACCCCAGGCGCGCGCCGAGCTGCTCGACGGTGTGGCCGATGCCCTGGAGCCGCTCGCGAACGAGTGCGCCCGAGTCGAGGCACTCGGCAGCGGCGCCACCATCGGCACCACCTCCATGTTGTCGTTCATCTTCCACGCGGCGTTCCGCCTTGCCGCGGAACAACTGCGCGCCGGGGTGACCGGCTCAACGCTCGAAGGTCCCACCGGACGCGACATCGAGGTGATCCGCCTCGGTTGGGGGCCGGCAGGCTTGCTCGTGCCGTGGAACGCTCCCGCACCGATGGCGGCGCACAAGGCTGCGTCGGCCCTCGCTGCGGGCTGTCCGGTGATCATCAAGCCGCCCGAGCGGGTGCCGCACGGCACCGCCATGCTGGCGAGGGGCGCCGAAGCCGGCGGACTGCCCACGGGCGTCGTGCAGGTCGTACACGGTGGCCCCGAGGTGGGTGGCCGGGTCGTCACCGATGACCGGGTGCGGGCCATCAGCTTCACCGGAGGTGTGGTGGCCGGCCGGGCTATCGCCCATGCCTGCGCCGAGGGCCTCAAGCCGGCACAGCTAGAACTCGGCGGACATGGGCCGCTGGTGATCATGCCGGACGCCGACACAGACGCCGCAGCCGATGGCGCTGTGGCGCTCATGACGACACTCAACGGCCAGTGGTGCCGGGCACTCGGCCGCCTGATCGTGCCGGCTGAACGGGAGGCCGAGATCGTTGACGCCGTGGTTGCACGACTCGAGGGCCTGACCATCGGTGACTCGCTCGATGAGCGCTCGATGATGGGCCCGATCGTGCACTCGGCGCACCACGCGATGCTGGCCGGGCGGGTCGGTGAACTCGTCGCCCGAGGCGGCACTGTGCTTGCGCCTTCCACACTGCCCGGAGGCGACCTGGCGGGCGGCAACTGGATGTCGCCGACGCTGGTGACCGGCGTGGACCCCGAGCACACGCGCAGCGAGATCTTCGGCCCGGTGGCGACGGTTCACGCGTACACAGACACCGCGGATGCGCTGAGGATCGCCAACGACAACCAGTACGGCCTCGAGGCCTACGTGATCGGCACCGACGAGGATGCCGCCATGGACGTCGGCCGCCAGATCCACGCCGGCGGCGTCAAGATAAACGGCACTTCGCCCATGAGCCTGCACCTGATGGCTCCCCGCCCTGCGTGGGGCATCTCCGGGCTGGCCGACGAGGGCACGACCGAGACCATCGAGTTCTTCTGCGGCACCCGTGTCGTGGGAGTCGAGAACGCTTGA